A genome region from Opitutaceae bacterium includes the following:
- a CDS encoding YihY/virulence factor BrkB family protein: METLATRWARLVRLFQVTIWQVQFLNERSVRGRVFAILRVISITYSGLTKTNAASRAAALSFSSLLGIGPVVAIAVMVAGFALDKDDPNLVANTVHRLVGYVAPQLVQYERMAAAERAKEGGAAVDAGAAAQLNPELIEIVNGFVASSSRGALGAFGALMLVVIVLQLFTSIETAFNEIWGVRRGRSWLLRLVFYWTILTLGAALFFTAATGLSAGALLNAFAEKLPFRNEIQSLLQLLLPVASAVLLTVLLAVFYRTIPNTRVLWSAAFAGAVVVALLILLNNFLAALYLKRVLLTRSLYGSLSIVPVLMLGLYIFWLFVLLGGTVSYAVQNVHFRNSQAAWNSLSETLRERLTLIVLLSIGRRFEACLEPCTATQLSEKLKVPTQILNECLNRLVQIQLVSPVPAQEADTAADFRYQPARPLGRVTLKDFKRRDDELGETPMSISLTQTDPILALYDAELGSILSNELFATPLEVLFEKYPYEAARQEQRGVPA; encoded by the coding sequence ATGGAGACGCTGGCAACCCGGTGGGCGAGACTTGTCCGCCTTTTCCAGGTCACCATCTGGCAGGTGCAGTTCTTGAACGAGCGCTCCGTCCGCGGGCGCGTTTTCGCGATTCTGCGCGTCATATCGATCACGTACTCGGGCCTGACGAAGACCAATGCGGCGAGCCGTGCCGCGGCACTGAGCTTCAGCTCGCTGCTGGGCATCGGACCGGTGGTGGCCATCGCCGTGATGGTCGCGGGGTTTGCGCTGGACAAGGACGACCCCAACCTCGTCGCCAACACGGTGCATCGCCTCGTGGGATACGTCGCTCCCCAACTCGTCCAATACGAGCGCATGGCCGCCGCGGAGCGCGCGAAGGAGGGGGGCGCCGCAGTGGACGCAGGCGCGGCGGCGCAGCTCAATCCCGAGCTGATTGAGATCGTCAATGGATTTGTCGCGAGTTCGAGCCGCGGGGCGCTGGGTGCCTTCGGTGCGCTCATGCTTGTGGTGATTGTGCTCCAGCTGTTCACCTCGATTGAAACGGCGTTCAATGAGATCTGGGGTGTGCGGCGCGGCCGATCATGGCTGCTGCGCCTCGTGTTCTACTGGACCATACTGACGCTGGGAGCCGCGTTGTTTTTCACCGCCGCGACCGGTTTGTCGGCGGGGGCGCTGCTCAATGCCTTTGCGGAGAAACTGCCGTTTCGAAATGAGATCCAGTCCCTGCTGCAGCTTCTCCTGCCCGTGGCATCGGCTGTACTTCTGACGGTTCTGCTCGCCGTCTTCTACCGGACAATACCGAACACCCGGGTGCTTTGGAGCGCGGCGTTTGCCGGTGCCGTTGTTGTCGCCTTGCTCATACTCCTGAACAATTTCCTGGCGGCGCTATATCTGAAGCGCGTGCTGTTGACGCGAAGCCTCTACGGTTCCCTCAGCATTGTGCCGGTGCTGATGCTGGGCCTGTACATCTTCTGGCTGTTTGTGCTTCTGGGCGGGACCGTCAGCTATGCGGTTCAGAATGTGCACTTCCGAAACAGCCAGGCGGCGTGGAACAGCCTGTCGGAAACACTGCGCGAGCGCCTGACATTGATTGTGCTCCTGAGCATCGGCCGGCGGTTTGAAGCCTGTCTGGAACCGTGCACAGCGACTCAGCTGAGCGAGAAGCTAAAGGTGCCGACGCAGATCCTGAATGAGTGCCTGAACCGCCTCGTGCAAATCCAGCTCGTGTCGCCGGTGCCCGCGCAGGAGGCCGACACCGCGGCTGACTTCCGCTACCAACCCGCACGGCCGCTTGGGCGCGTGACCCTGAAGGATTTCAAGCGCCGGGATGACGAACTCGGCGAGACGCCGATGTCGATCTCGCTCACGCAGACCGATCCCATTCTGGCGCTTTATGATGCAGAATTGGGGTCGATTCTCTCGAACGAGCTCTTTGCCACTCCGCTGGAGGTTCTGTTTGAGAAGTATCCATATGAGGCGGCAAGACAGGAGCAACGGGGAGTTCCGGCCTGA
- a CDS encoding peptidyl-prolyl cis-trans isomerase, protein MVLLALTIVAFVFTIGASPGIGNAGQKQLSRPFFDVNLGNQDDVARVMGDAQLSIYLQVGYPALSGDQLELFGLHRHAALVLANKLRIPGPTPAELEAFVKTRGAFMGQNGTFDPARYSQFRDRIKLNPGAGEGDVARVLADDFRYEKMQKLLAGPGYVLPGDIKAELAQSDTSWTLAVATTDYAAYSPKIEPTDADLKKYFEENSFRYEIPPQVRVRSVDFPASSFLAQLKIKDADVRAYYDANPARFPKAPVNGPDSKPAVQPDPGAAADADFAAVRPQVLAALTQERAQHLAAEAASNLTLALYEGKVTRAGVEAFLKERNLVARSIPPFGRDAVPAEFAASSEAGEAAFNLNDNRYYSDAVATPGGSAVLLWEESIPARHPEFAEVRARVVTDYVENERRKRFVAAGQAARGQIAARLKAGDSLEAAVAAAGTSGLKFEVKTYPAFTAQSPAKDLDHSILGAIQNLSKGALSEMIISGPKGSIVQVVDRKMPVVDDTNPRYAETRAQLGQYLGATAARSQLSALVDAELAKSAPINP, encoded by the coding sequence ATGGTCCTGCTGGCACTCACGATTGTTGCCTTCGTCTTCACGATCGGTGCCTCCCCTGGCATCGGCAATGCGGGCCAGAAGCAGCTGAGCCGGCCGTTTTTTGACGTCAATCTCGGCAATCAGGATGATGTGGCCCGCGTCATGGGCGACGCGCAGCTCAGCATTTACCTTCAGGTCGGATATCCCGCTCTCAGCGGCGATCAGCTCGAGCTGTTTGGACTGCATCGTCACGCGGCGCTGGTGCTCGCCAACAAGCTCCGCATCCCGGGTCCGACGCCGGCGGAACTCGAGGCATTTGTCAAAACACGCGGCGCATTCATGGGGCAGAACGGAACCTTCGACCCCGCCCGCTATTCTCAGTTTCGCGATCGCATCAAGCTGAACCCGGGTGCGGGAGAAGGTGATGTGGCGCGGGTGCTTGCCGACGACTTTCGGTATGAGAAGATGCAGAAACTGCTCGCGGGGCCCGGTTATGTGCTTCCCGGTGACATCAAGGCCGAACTCGCCCAGAGCGACACCTCGTGGACGCTTGCGGTTGCGACTACGGACTATGCCGCCTATTCTCCCAAGATTGAGCCGACCGATGCAGACCTGAAGAAGTACTTCGAGGAAAACAGCTTTCGGTATGAGATTCCTCCGCAGGTGCGCGTGCGTTCCGTCGACTTTCCGGCTTCATCGTTCCTGGCGCAGTTGAAGATCAAGGATGCCGATGTCCGCGCCTACTATGACGCCAATCCGGCTCGTTTTCCGAAAGCGCCCGTGAACGGGCCGGACAGCAAACCGGCGGTCCAGCCCGACCCCGGTGCCGCCGCAGATGCCGATTTTGCGGCGGTGCGCCCCCAGGTCCTTGCGGCGTTGACGCAGGAGCGCGCGCAGCACCTGGCCGCTGAGGCTGCGAGCAATCTGACCCTTGCGCTCTATGAGGGGAAGGTCACCCGGGCTGGAGTCGAAGCCTTCCTCAAGGAGCGAAACCTGGTTGCGCGCAGCATCCCGCCTTTCGGCCGCGATGCGGTACCCGCGGAATTTGCGGCGTCATCAGAAGCCGGCGAGGCGGCTTTCAATCTCAATGACAACCGGTACTATTCCGACGCCGTTGCCACACCAGGCGGAAGCGCCGTGCTTCTTTGGGAGGAATCGATTCCCGCCAGACATCCCGAGTTCGCTGAAGTCCGCGCGCGGGTTGTGACCGACTATGTGGAGAACGAGAGGCGGAAGCGTTTTGTCGCAGCAGGACAGGCTGCGCGGGGACAGATTGCAGCACGGCTCAAGGCTGGCGACAGTCTTGAGGCTGCAGTGGCTGCAGCGGGCACCTCGGGGCTGAAATTTGAGGTGAAAACCTATCCGGCCTTCACCGCGCAGTCGCCGGCGAAAGACCTGGACCACTCGATCCTTGGGGCGATTCAGAATCTTTCGAAGGGTGCGTTGTCCGAGATGATCATTTCCGGGCCCAAAGGCAGCATTGTGCAGGTGGTTGATCGCAAGATGCCGGTTGTTGATGATACGAACCCCCGCTATGCGGAAACCCGCGCGCAACTGGGGCAGTATCTCGGTGCAACCGCGGCCCGCAGCCAGCTCTCCGCCCTCGTTGACGCGGAACTTGCGAAATCTGCGCCGATCAATCCCTGA